Proteins from a genomic interval of Diospyros lotus cultivar Yz01 chromosome 6, ASM1463336v1, whole genome shotgun sequence:
- the LOC127804547 gene encoding uncharacterized protein LOC127804547 codes for MRNEHQDLLGEAMDEEEQAEIVANLVNEVIDISSDEESLEAQDDDEGPPVASDSDGDHKESWIWRPKNSEQGRRRNLWMKRYMVNTRRLRDAAHGRREEDNPEDQGDRRNHSGGNGRYVGELSSNEDRFERMERFLENMLTYTEKLLQHLQCSEEEKVRCATYTSEEAGRWWQSTERSIMRSQQEREAEDEDVPMYTWAGFKEEFNAKYFPKSWKEERIWEFMRLRQTDEMSQVLSGWDIETYKEALYRALTIERNLTRAKIIKSEEESKGGKPGSSITQPRDDGKCPRCKRKHPGKRCVLRCYGCGEEGHIGRNCPKIKGTPQAGYQGKMVCYNCGQLGHISRDCSKRQKMEPPSGSAQNVRPGRVYNLTCEDAEADPAIIEGTLFFSNTLVHALIDPGATHSFVSHASVEGLKLEPRELGYQMVIATPMGSTLRTTVGCHGCIFNMGGENFKIDLVVLDIQDFDIIIGMDLLSLHEAKIDYKSKIVSLPKSNGEWIMFQGQDRKIKRERGVTLQALQIAKPESGKKSLELESVRVVKEYPEVFPEELPGLPPQREIEFLIDLVPGTQPISIPPYKMAPAEMRELKEQLQDLTDKRFIRPSVSPWGAPILFVKKKDGTLRMYTDYRQLNKVTIKNKYPLPRIEELFDQLQGARVFSKIDLRSGYYQMKIKPEDVPKTAFLSRYGYYEYLVMPFGLTNAPAAFMDLMNQTFRPFLDKFVIVFIDDILIYSTSESDHEEHLRVVLQTLKDHKLYAKFSKCEFWLTQVAFLGHIISAEGIAVDPAKIEAVQKWQAPNTIGEIRSFLGLAGYYRRFVEGFSKISAPLTRLTQKEVKFEWDDKCKQSFQELKARLTTTPILAMPTESGKFVVYSDAFGIGLGCVLMQDEKVIAYGSRQLKRHA; via the exons ATGCGGAACGAACATCAGGATCTACTTGGGGAGGCTATGGATGAGGAAGAACAGGCAGAGATTGTTGCAAATCTCGTGAATGAGGTCATCGATATTAGTTCTGATGAGGAATCTCTGGAGGCCCAAGATGATGACGAAGGACCCCCGGTGGCGTCCGACAGTGATGGGGACCACAAGGAGTCATGGATTTGGAGGCCAAAGAATTCTGAGCAAGGCCGAAGAAGGAACTTATGGATGAAGAGATAt atggtgaatacacgaagACTACGGGACGCAGCTcatgggagaagagaagaagataatCCCGAAGATCAGGGTGATCGCAGAAATCACTCAGGAGGGAATGGAAGATACGTCGGGGAATTGAGCTCCAATGAAGACCGATTCGAGCGAATGGAGCGATTTTTAGAAAACATGCTGACATAC ACTGAGAAACTACTGCAACATCTCCAATGCAGCGAAGAGGAGAAAGTGAGGTGTGCAACCTACACGTCGGAAGAAGCAGGTCGGTGGTGGCAATCTACCGAGCGTTCTATAATGAGGTCTCAACAGGAACGTGAGGCTGAAGATGAAGATGTGCCAATGTATACTTGGGCTGGATTCAAGGAAGAGTTTAACGCCAAGTATTTTCCCAAGAgctggaaggaagaaagaatctgGGAGTTTATGAGGCTCAGGCAAACGGATGAGATGTCT CAAGTTTTAAGTGGATGGGACATTGAAACCTACAAAGAAGCATTGTACCGAGCTTTAACCATTGAGAGGAATCTGACGCGAGCTAAGATAATCAAGTCAGAGGAAGAAAGTAAGGGCGGTAAACCAGGAAGTTCGATAACTCAACCAAGGGACGACGGGAAGTGCCCTCGATGTAAGAGGAAACACCCTGGGAAGAGGTGTGTCTTGAGGTGCTATGGATGCGGCGAAGAAGGCCACATCGGGAGAAACTGCCCGAAGATTAAAGGAACGCCTCAAGCTGGGTATCAGGGAAAAATGGTGTGCTACAACTGCGGTCAACTAGGGCATATCTCGCGAGATTGCTCGAAAAGACAAAAGATGGAACCACCAAGTGGAAGTGCGCAAAATGTTCGTCCGGGTCGGGTGTACAATCTAACTTGTGAGGACGCTGAGGCCGATCCTGCAATTATTGAAGGTACACTGTTCTTCTCAAATACTCTAGTTCATGCTTTAATAGATCCAGGTGCTACGCATTCATTCGTTTCGCATGCGTCAGTAGAAGGTTTAAAGTTAGAACCTAGGGAATTGGGCTACCAAATGGTAATAGCTACACCGATGGGTTCGACCCTAAGAACTACGGTGGGGTGTCATGGGTGTATTTTCAATATGGGAGGGGAAAATTTCAAGATCGATTTAGTGGTGTTAGACATACAAGATTTTGACATAATTATAGGAATGGATTTGCTATCGCTACATGAGGCTAAGATAGATTATAAGAGTAAGATCGTGAGCTTACCTAAGTCAAACGGAGAGTGGATCATGTTTCAAGGCCAGGATAGGAAGATTAAGAGGGAACGTGGCGTGACTTTGCAAGCATTGCAAATAGCCAAACCTGAATCAGGAAAGAAAAGTCTTGAGTTGGAATCAGTGAGGGTCGTGAAAGAGTATCCTGAGGTTTTTCCCGAggaattaccaggattacctccccaaagagaaattgaattctTGATAGACCTTGTACCAGGTACACAGCCAATATCCATACCTCCGTACAAGATGGCCCCAGCTGAGATGAGAGAGTTGAAGGAGCAGTTGCAAGACTTGACCGACAAACGATTCATTAGACCAAGTGTGTCGCCTTGGGGAGCACCGATATTGTtcgtaaagaagaaagatggtactTTGCGGATGTACACTGACTACCGACAGTTAAATAAGGTaaccataaagaataagtatccgTTGCCTAGGATTGAAGAATTGTTTGACCAACTTCAAGGAGCTAGGGTATTTTCTAAGATAGACCTTCGGTCAGGGTATTATCAGATGAAGATCAAACCGGAAGATGTACCCAAGACTGCATTTTTATCACGGTATGGTTACTACGAATATCTAGTGATGCCGTTTGgattgaccaatgcacctgctgcatttatggatttgatgaatcaaaCTTTTAGACCTTTCCTGGATAAATTCGTAATAGTGTTcatagatgatattttgatatactctACAAGTGAGAGTGACCATGAAGAACATTTAAGGGTAGTCTTGCAGACTTTAAAGGACCATAagttgtacgccaagttctcgaagtgtgaattttggcttactcaAGTAGCATTTCTTGGACATATAATTTCTGCTGAGGGTATAGCTGTCGATCCGGCAAAGATAGAAGCGGTTCAAAAGTGGCAAGCACCTAACACCATTGGGGAAATCCGAAGTTTTCTTGGACTAGCTGGATACTACAGAAGATTTGTAGAAGGATTTTCAAAGATATCTGCTCCACTTACTCGATTGACGCAAAAGgaagttaaatttgaatgggaTGATAAATGTAAGCAAAGTTTTCAAGAGCTTAAGGCGCGGTTAACTACGACACCGATTCTAGCAATGCCAACAGAGTCGGGAAAGTTTGTGGTGTATAGTGATGCTTTTGGGATAGGATTGGGATGTGTTTTAATGCAAGATGAGAAAGTAATCGCTTACGGATCTCGGCAACTGAAGAGGCATGCGTAG